In Hyla sarda isolate aHylSar1 chromosome 9, aHylSar1.hap1, whole genome shotgun sequence, the following proteins share a genomic window:
- the PBX2 gene encoding pre-B-cell leukemia transcription factor 2 isoform X4, whose amino-acid sequence MAVKTDTLLISREGLSIRNNQEEEPVDPQLMRLDNMLLAEGVAGPEKGGGSAAAAAAAAASGGVSPDNSIEHSDYRNKLSQIRQIYHAELEKYEQACNEFTTHVMNLLREQSRTRPISPKEIERMVGIIHRKFSSIQMQLKQSTCEAVMILRSRFLDARRKRRNFSKQATEVLNEYFYSHLSNPYPSEEAKEELAKKCGITVSQVSNWFGNKRIRYKKNIGKFQEEANIYAVKTAVTVTQGGHSGANSPTTPTSAGSGGSFNLSGSNDMFMAMQGLNGDSYPPSQVESLRHTMGPGYSDSLAANQMYSPREIRANGGWQEAVTPSSVTSPTEGPGSVHSDTSN is encoded by the exons atggcagtgaagactgACACACTGCTAATAAGCCGCGAGG GTCTTAGCATCCGAAACAATCAGGAAGAAGAGCCTGTTGACCCTCAGTTGATGCGCTTGGACAATATGTTGCTGGCCGAAGGTGTAGCAGGACCGGAAAAGGGCGGAGGGTCAGCGGCGGCGGCTGCAGCAGCTGCGGCATCTGGTGGAGTTTCTCCAGATAACTCTATAGAACACTCGGATTACAGGAACAAACTCTCCCAAATCAGGCAAATTTACCATGCGGAGTTGGAGAAGTACGAGCAG GCATGTAATGAGTTCACCACACACGTCATGAACCTTTTAAGAGAACAGAGTCGAACCCGACCAATTTCCCCAAAAGAGATTGAGAGGATGGTTGGGATTATCCACAGAAAGTTTAGCTCGATCCAAATGCAGCTCAAGCAGTCCACGTGTGAAGCAGTCATGATCCTCCGCTCTCGGTTCTTAGATGCAAG ACGAAAAAGGAGGAATTTCAGTAAACAGGCAACAGAGGTCCTCAACGAATACTTCTACTCGCACCTCAGTAACCCCTATCCTAGTGAAGAGGCTAAAGAGGAACTAGCAAAGAAGTGCGGTATCACTGTATCACAG GTGTCCAATTGGTTTGGAAATAAAAGAATCAGGTACAAGAAAAACATTGGGAAGTTCCAAGAGGAGGCCAACATCTACGCTGTAAAGACCGCAGTGACTGTAACGCAGGGAGGCCACAGTGGAGCCAATTCTCCAACAACACCAACATCTGCCG GTTCTGGTGGCTCATTCAACTTGTCTGGATCTAATGACATGTTCATGGCGATGCAGGGCTTAAACGGGGATTCTTACCCCCCCTCACAG GTGGAGTCCTTGCGTCACACGATGGGTCCTGGTTACAGTGACAGTTTAGCGGCAAATCAAATGTACAGCCCTCGAGAGATTCGG gcCAATGGAGGGTGGCAAGAGGCAGTCACCCCCTCCTCTGTCACTTCCCCAACAGAAGGACCAGGCAGTGTACACTCCGACACCTCTAACTGA
- the PBX2 gene encoding pre-B-cell leukemia transcription factor 2 isoform X1 → MDEQGRLLQTRGVGIPGHPLHGGPQTLTPHPMHDPPADNGEPRKQDIGDILQQIMTITDQSLDEAQAKKHALNCHRMKPALFSVLCEIKEKTGLSIRNNQEEEPVDPQLMRLDNMLLAEGVAGPEKGGGSAAAAAAAAASGGVSPDNSIEHSDYRNKLSQIRQIYHAELEKYEQACNEFTTHVMNLLREQSRTRPISPKEIERMVGIIHRKFSSIQMQLKQSTCEAVMILRSRFLDARRKRRNFSKQATEVLNEYFYSHLSNPYPSEEAKEELAKKCGITVSQVSNWFGNKRIRYKKNIGKFQEEANIYAVKTAVTVTQGGHSGANSPTTPTSAGSGGSFNLSGSNDMFMAMQGLNGDSYPPSQVESLRHTMGPGYSDSLAANQMYSPREIRANGGWQEAVTPSSVTSPTEGPGSVHSDTSN, encoded by the exons ATGGATGAACAAGGAAGACTTCTCCAGACCAGGGGGGTGGGCATTCCAGGGCACCCTCTCCATGGGGGACCCCAAACCCTGACCCCCCACCCCATGCATGACCCCCCAGCAGACAATGGGGAGCCCAGGAAGCAGGACATTGGCGATATATTGCAACAGATCATGACAATCACTGACCAGAGCCTGGATGAGGCCCAAGCAAA AAAACACGCCTTAAACTGCCACCGGATGAAGCCGGCCCTGTTCAGTGTCCTGTGTGAGATCAAGGAGAAAACAG GTCTTAGCATCCGAAACAATCAGGAAGAAGAGCCTGTTGACCCTCAGTTGATGCGCTTGGACAATATGTTGCTGGCCGAAGGTGTAGCAGGACCGGAAAAGGGCGGAGGGTCAGCGGCGGCGGCTGCAGCAGCTGCGGCATCTGGTGGAGTTTCTCCAGATAACTCTATAGAACACTCGGATTACAGGAACAAACTCTCCCAAATCAGGCAAATTTACCATGCGGAGTTGGAGAAGTACGAGCAG GCATGTAATGAGTTCACCACACACGTCATGAACCTTTTAAGAGAACAGAGTCGAACCCGACCAATTTCCCCAAAAGAGATTGAGAGGATGGTTGGGATTATCCACAGAAAGTTTAGCTCGATCCAAATGCAGCTCAAGCAGTCCACGTGTGAAGCAGTCATGATCCTCCGCTCTCGGTTCTTAGATGCAAG ACGAAAAAGGAGGAATTTCAGTAAACAGGCAACAGAGGTCCTCAACGAATACTTCTACTCGCACCTCAGTAACCCCTATCCTAGTGAAGAGGCTAAAGAGGAACTAGCAAAGAAGTGCGGTATCACTGTATCACAG GTGTCCAATTGGTTTGGAAATAAAAGAATCAGGTACAAGAAAAACATTGGGAAGTTCCAAGAGGAGGCCAACATCTACGCTGTAAAGACCGCAGTGACTGTAACGCAGGGAGGCCACAGTGGAGCCAATTCTCCAACAACACCAACATCTGCCG GTTCTGGTGGCTCATTCAACTTGTCTGGATCTAATGACATGTTCATGGCGATGCAGGGCTTAAACGGGGATTCTTACCCCCCCTCACAG GTGGAGTCCTTGCGTCACACGATGGGTCCTGGTTACAGTGACAGTTTAGCGGCAAATCAAATGTACAGCCCTCGAGAGATTCGG gcCAATGGAGGGTGGCAAGAGGCAGTCACCCCCTCCTCTGTCACTTCCCCAACAGAAGGACCAGGCAGTGTACACTCCGACACCTCTAACTGA
- the PBX2 gene encoding pre-B-cell leukemia transcription factor 2 isoform X5: MRLDNMLLAEGVAGPEKGGGSAAAAAAAAASGGVSPDNSIEHSDYRNKLSQIRQIYHAELEKYEQACNEFTTHVMNLLREQSRTRPISPKEIERMVGIIHRKFSSIQMQLKQSTCEAVMILRSRFLDARRKRRNFSKQATEVLNEYFYSHLSNPYPSEEAKEELAKKCGITVSQVSNWFGNKRIRYKKNIGKFQEEANIYAVKTAVTVTQGGHSGANSPTTPTSAGSGGSFNLSGSNDMFMAMQGLNGDSYPPSQVESLRHTMGPGYSDSLAANQMYSPREIRANGGWQEAVTPSSVTSPTEGPGSVHSDTSN, translated from the exons ATGCGCTTGGACAATATGTTGCTGGCCGAAGGTGTAGCAGGACCGGAAAAGGGCGGAGGGTCAGCGGCGGCGGCTGCAGCAGCTGCGGCATCTGGTGGAGTTTCTCCAGATAACTCTATAGAACACTCGGATTACAGGAACAAACTCTCCCAAATCAGGCAAATTTACCATGCGGAGTTGGAGAAGTACGAGCAG GCATGTAATGAGTTCACCACACACGTCATGAACCTTTTAAGAGAACAGAGTCGAACCCGACCAATTTCCCCAAAAGAGATTGAGAGGATGGTTGGGATTATCCACAGAAAGTTTAGCTCGATCCAAATGCAGCTCAAGCAGTCCACGTGTGAAGCAGTCATGATCCTCCGCTCTCGGTTCTTAGATGCAAG ACGAAAAAGGAGGAATTTCAGTAAACAGGCAACAGAGGTCCTCAACGAATACTTCTACTCGCACCTCAGTAACCCCTATCCTAGTGAAGAGGCTAAAGAGGAACTAGCAAAGAAGTGCGGTATCACTGTATCACAG GTGTCCAATTGGTTTGGAAATAAAAGAATCAGGTACAAGAAAAACATTGGGAAGTTCCAAGAGGAGGCCAACATCTACGCTGTAAAGACCGCAGTGACTGTAACGCAGGGAGGCCACAGTGGAGCCAATTCTCCAACAACACCAACATCTGCCG GTTCTGGTGGCTCATTCAACTTGTCTGGATCTAATGACATGTTCATGGCGATGCAGGGCTTAAACGGGGATTCTTACCCCCCCTCACAG GTGGAGTCCTTGCGTCACACGATGGGTCCTGGTTACAGTGACAGTTTAGCGGCAAATCAAATGTACAGCCCTCGAGAGATTCGG gcCAATGGAGGGTGGCAAGAGGCAGTCACCCCCTCCTCTGTCACTTCCCCAACAGAAGGACCAGGCAGTGTACACTCCGACACCTCTAACTGA
- the PBX2 gene encoding pre-B-cell leukemia transcription factor 2 isoform X2 — protein MSETVWMMKTTSSVLHAQPPGCMLCLSIRNNQEEEPVDPQLMRLDNMLLAEGVAGPEKGGGSAAAAAAAAASGGVSPDNSIEHSDYRNKLSQIRQIYHAELEKYEQACNEFTTHVMNLLREQSRTRPISPKEIERMVGIIHRKFSSIQMQLKQSTCEAVMILRSRFLDARRKRRNFSKQATEVLNEYFYSHLSNPYPSEEAKEELAKKCGITVSQVSNWFGNKRIRYKKNIGKFQEEANIYAVKTAVTVTQGGHSGANSPTTPTSAGSGGSFNLSGSNDMFMAMQGLNGDSYPPSQVESLRHTMGPGYSDSLAANQMYSPREIRANGGWQEAVTPSSVTSPTEGPGSVHSDTSN, from the exons ATGTCTGAGACCGTATGGATGATGAAGACAACGTCATCCGTCTTACACGCGCAGCCACCGggttgtatgttgt GTCTTAGCATCCGAAACAATCAGGAAGAAGAGCCTGTTGACCCTCAGTTGATGCGCTTGGACAATATGTTGCTGGCCGAAGGTGTAGCAGGACCGGAAAAGGGCGGAGGGTCAGCGGCGGCGGCTGCAGCAGCTGCGGCATCTGGTGGAGTTTCTCCAGATAACTCTATAGAACACTCGGATTACAGGAACAAACTCTCCCAAATCAGGCAAATTTACCATGCGGAGTTGGAGAAGTACGAGCAG GCATGTAATGAGTTCACCACACACGTCATGAACCTTTTAAGAGAACAGAGTCGAACCCGACCAATTTCCCCAAAAGAGATTGAGAGGATGGTTGGGATTATCCACAGAAAGTTTAGCTCGATCCAAATGCAGCTCAAGCAGTCCACGTGTGAAGCAGTCATGATCCTCCGCTCTCGGTTCTTAGATGCAAG ACGAAAAAGGAGGAATTTCAGTAAACAGGCAACAGAGGTCCTCAACGAATACTTCTACTCGCACCTCAGTAACCCCTATCCTAGTGAAGAGGCTAAAGAGGAACTAGCAAAGAAGTGCGGTATCACTGTATCACAG GTGTCCAATTGGTTTGGAAATAAAAGAATCAGGTACAAGAAAAACATTGGGAAGTTCCAAGAGGAGGCCAACATCTACGCTGTAAAGACCGCAGTGACTGTAACGCAGGGAGGCCACAGTGGAGCCAATTCTCCAACAACACCAACATCTGCCG GTTCTGGTGGCTCATTCAACTTGTCTGGATCTAATGACATGTTCATGGCGATGCAGGGCTTAAACGGGGATTCTTACCCCCCCTCACAG GTGGAGTCCTTGCGTCACACGATGGGTCCTGGTTACAGTGACAGTTTAGCGGCAAATCAAATGTACAGCCCTCGAGAGATTCGG gcCAATGGAGGGTGGCAAGAGGCAGTCACCCCCTCCTCTGTCACTTCCCCAACAGAAGGACCAGGCAGTGTACACTCCGACACCTCTAACTGA
- the PBX2 gene encoding pre-B-cell leukemia transcription factor 2 isoform X3 — protein MDEQGRLLQTRGVGIPGHPLHGGPQTLTPHPMHDPPADNGEPRKQDIGDILQQIMTITDQSLDEAQAKKHALNCHRMKPALFSVLCEIKEKTGLSIRNNQEEEPVDPQLMRLDNMLLAEGVAGPEKGGGSAAAAAAAAASGGVSPDNSIEHSDYRNKLSQIRQIYHAELEKYEQACNEFTTHVMNLLREQSRTRPISPKEIERMVGIIHRKFSSIQMQLKQSTCEAVMILRSRFLDARRKRRNFSKQATEVLNEYFYSHLSNPYPSEEAKEELAKKCGITVSQVSNWFGNKRIRYKKNIGKFQEEANIYAVKTAVTVTQGGHSGANSPTTPTSAGGVLASHDGSWLQ, from the exons ATGGATGAACAAGGAAGACTTCTCCAGACCAGGGGGGTGGGCATTCCAGGGCACCCTCTCCATGGGGGACCCCAAACCCTGACCCCCCACCCCATGCATGACCCCCCAGCAGACAATGGGGAGCCCAGGAAGCAGGACATTGGCGATATATTGCAACAGATCATGACAATCACTGACCAGAGCCTGGATGAGGCCCAAGCAAA AAAACACGCCTTAAACTGCCACCGGATGAAGCCGGCCCTGTTCAGTGTCCTGTGTGAGATCAAGGAGAAAACAG GTCTTAGCATCCGAAACAATCAGGAAGAAGAGCCTGTTGACCCTCAGTTGATGCGCTTGGACAATATGTTGCTGGCCGAAGGTGTAGCAGGACCGGAAAAGGGCGGAGGGTCAGCGGCGGCGGCTGCAGCAGCTGCGGCATCTGGTGGAGTTTCTCCAGATAACTCTATAGAACACTCGGATTACAGGAACAAACTCTCCCAAATCAGGCAAATTTACCATGCGGAGTTGGAGAAGTACGAGCAG GCATGTAATGAGTTCACCACACACGTCATGAACCTTTTAAGAGAACAGAGTCGAACCCGACCAATTTCCCCAAAAGAGATTGAGAGGATGGTTGGGATTATCCACAGAAAGTTTAGCTCGATCCAAATGCAGCTCAAGCAGTCCACGTGTGAAGCAGTCATGATCCTCCGCTCTCGGTTCTTAGATGCAAG ACGAAAAAGGAGGAATTTCAGTAAACAGGCAACAGAGGTCCTCAACGAATACTTCTACTCGCACCTCAGTAACCCCTATCCTAGTGAAGAGGCTAAAGAGGAACTAGCAAAGAAGTGCGGTATCACTGTATCACAG GTGTCCAATTGGTTTGGAAATAAAAGAATCAGGTACAAGAAAAACATTGGGAAGTTCCAAGAGGAGGCCAACATCTACGCTGTAAAGACCGCAGTGACTGTAACGCAGGGAGGCCACAGTGGAGCCAATTCTCCAACAACACCAACATCTGCCG GTGGAGTCCTTGCGTCACACGATGGGTCCTGGTTACAGTGA